TAATTACATGACAGACAGGCATATAGCCTGAAGGGGTATCCGGCcccgtaattttttttcttacaaaaatacccttcaatttttttattttttttaaaaaatatagctATTTTTATATGTTCGCaccttcaaaaaaaattatataattacgtCCCCCCATTTTACATAAGCTAGTTCCGCCCCTGATGACAGAGTATGATTTGCCTGTGGACCTTATATGTACATATAGTGGAACCGCAAGAAATGACTCGTTTGAACTAAAATCAGCACACAGTTGTTATGACGAGTCAGGTGGGGCATTGTATGCAAGAATTTATACATAAATTGACGTGCTCCAGTACATGAATTCTATCTTCCCTACAGTGTAGAGATAAGTTTTGCTTCGTCCCAAAATAGTGGACGATAAAGCAGACACTGACGAAAATAATGGAGTTTGTTTTATGAATTCATTGACTTCTGATTTAATTTCactgtttttacttttattaaaatgtttGTTCACATCTTCTTCTAGCAGAAAGTTATTTCCTATTAATCTTAATTATAGTTTAAGAACGACTTAGAAAACCATAATTTAATTATCCCCTAAAGTTGTATATAAGTGGTGGTCAATCAATCTAAAAATTTACTATAAGATGTGATTAGTTCGTTAATTTACAAATTATGgtcaattagttttaattttacatatCAACATGTACTGCAAGTTCATTCATGATCTAATAGAACAAATCGATGCTAATTATCAATAAtgaataagtttataaaataattgagttaaaaaaataatttttaaattaaggcttaaatgcaccaaaaatcatcaattttcgcgtgtttttagtatttaatattatttttaaattttggcattagcatgaactttcaaaattttgcaattaagatgTTTTGGATGTGAAACGGCACCATTTTCGATTCAAAACAGCGCCGTTCGAATGTAAAACAACACCATTTTTAGGAACCGCAACcgtggtcttaattgcaaaaattgaaagttcgtgttaaatattttaaaattaaaagatcatgttaaatacaaaaaacacgcgagatttggtgatttttagtgcatttagattttaaattaattgataatgattaaaacattaatattgGAAGTAGTTACTTAATATTAAAATGTGTTTGgttcattattattaatgatTATGGAAATAagaattattttcaataatgttctttggttaaaaatataaataaaaagtaattcaattatttatttttttaggacTATTGTTATTTcacctttcaccttttatctttaattaaacatattttacCAAACGTGACAGACTATATATTTCAACCTTTCATTTTTcagcataaaaaaattaactttttatttttatattttacaactCAAATGTCTTATTCGATGTCATTTTAGTCATTTAGAACGGTCAAAACtagattatattttatgaaaaaaatgtataaaaacggaattaaaagtttaaaatggctAGAACGTGAAAtgttatatttgataaaatttgtttaaataaaaaaacaataaaaccaATAAATCTTAAAGAGAATCTAAATCACATAATTAATTGTATAGTCACAAGATAGAGTTCGATAAAACAATTGTAAATTGATTATTCGTTTGTATAATATACTAGTTTGTATTGAAAATGCTATAGTCAATAGTTCAATTATATGTTAGTTGAGAgctattaatttattgagtctGCAAGTATACTATTATATGTTGGTTGAGAGATTCCAGTGCGAATGGGTCACATGCATTGGTGTTTATATTTCAACATAAATCATCAACTGCTATAGTCAATAGTGCCCCACTCTTTCTGCGATTTCTGGACCACTAAATCAATAAAACTATAATTATTGTGTTATAAACAAAGCTGCAATGTCCATACTATGAAATGAGGGGAAGTTCTTACCTAGATCCGGTACATGGAAAATTCATGGACCTATCCAATAaggtgttagagaaatgagaagaaagagaaaattatgataaaagagaaaaaattatgttagattttctaacacctcattgggtaggtgcatggaaaattcatgGACCGGGACTAGGTAAGAATTTTCCATAAAATGAGTATCTCCAATAAATTTactatccaatttttttattatatagtattattttatacaaagaattaatttgttttcctttttaatacaaaatgaaattaactaaaataaataggtttttgaaataaatgaattttattgaaaatttagAATCCGTTTAAATTGATGAATTTTGAACGTCACAAAATTCATATAATTCACTGGTTTGACCAACATTCGTGGGATTTCACTAGAATTCATCGTTTTggtacataaaaaaaaatcagagaaTCTACGGATCGTAAAAATCcatcatttttcaaaatttcttatttaatatttcatcCCTTATAGATttcaaaaacaatcaatcaaAACTGTGTAcatttttaatcataaaataatGACTAGAAAACATGAAGATTCAAGAGTGATACATCCATCCATTTTCAACGGCttatttaatattcataaagtatTTCTTGAAGTTGCAAAAGGATGTtacaatcaattaattaataaattgccCCACTTGGAGCCTTAACATTTATCATGTTCTTTTGACTACTTTTACGCCGTTATGATCATATCTAAATCTAAACAATGAATACTAAAATTAAAGCGTTCGCTGCTTCAGATTTAATTGGAAAAAATGACAAAAGGGTCACTGTGTGATCCAAATACCTTGCTTTTAGTCTAAGtttgaaaaagaagaataaTAGATGgcgaaaatatatttatttaatgtaaACATTTAGTATAAAcaaagtttcaaaataaataagtaatttatatacaaaaaataaaaacacaacaAATACACAAGAAAAACTATAtcataaaatcaaatcaaataaaataaaatttctaacaatatgatttttcattttgagTTTCGAATTCGAAATTCAGTATCTTTTTCTTTGggaattaaaaaaagtataactGTAATTGAGAGAAGAAACatcaagaaattaaaatttaactaatattcaactaaaaaaaattgttcttcatttcaagaaattaaactaataatcaACCATTGCAGTACTCTTCTCAAATATCCTCGCAGGAACAGCAAACCTAGCCGAGAAAGAACGAGACACATTATCAGGATCAGACCACATCGAAGAACCCTGATCAAAATTCTGCGAATAATTGTAAGCATCATAAGAAAAATGCATCCGATCAGCGCTACTCGACGAGCAATCGAACAATCTTTTTTTCTCCCTCATTATTTTTCGCCACAGGGATCGCCATATTGGAGCCGAACTGCTTTTGGGTTCGCGATTTACCAACACATTGAAGGAAACATTTATCCGATCATATCTTCGAGTGTTCGAGTAGTATAAGGTATCCATGTCGTTGAAGTTGCCAGAATTGCAGGGCCAGCTTCTAACTTCCATGTCTGAGAGAGGTTGAAAATTCAAGATTTGGGTGTGTGTGAGAGTATGAAGGTTATAAGTGACAGCTTTGATAGGGTTTTAGTTTTATATATAGAGGACTGGGGTCAAGGTTGGATGGTCTTAATGCTATTGCTAGGtatctatatttattatttaaagttaagtCGAATTACTCTCAAGcccataataaaaattaaagtagcAGTACTTGAATTTGTTCTTTCTTTATCTATTTATCACGTGGCTCAACCGTGTTGTTCACTTTCAAACAAAGGAAGTATTTTATAAAGGGAAAGGACTCTAAAAAATAAGGGTAATCTACATAAATCCCCTAAAATAGTCTCTTCCTAATGTTTTTAcctcacaaaataaaaatatgcggAAATCACTCAAAAAAGAAGAACAATTTTCACAAATCCCTCAATACCccaattaaagataaatttataacaaataaaaccCCTATACCCTTGCACATGTCACCATTAGATCTACAAATTTCTACTCTCAATTTACTACTTCGCTTTGCCCGACCGTCGACCACCAACCACTGCCACGTCTCCGACAGAATATCTTTTTCAACGACAGCAGatctgtcaaaaaaaaaaacacctcGGTACCTCCATTTCTTCTTCGGCGTGTCTTTCTTCCATAGTAACAGCATCAACTTTGCCACCCGCAGCTCCGTCAATCTCTGCAACAACGTTCTTCGACCCTCACATCTGTTTCATGGTCTCCGGTAACACAATTTCACCAAATCTGAACATCAATCAGTAGGATATTGAGAAAACTTAAGCAATCAAAGATGAGTAAAGGAGGCACGGAGGCCGGAGCAAGTGAGGGAAAGAAGAAAGGAGCAACTTTCACAATAGAAGCTGAAGAATGTGGAGAAAGAAGCGGAGGAATTACTTAGAGAAGGATTTAAAACGGAGGAGTAATGACTTGAAACGGTGGAGAAAGAGATAGTTATGGTGAAGAGAAGGTTTAAAACGGTAAAGGAAGGGATTGAAACGGCAGAGTGAAAGAATGAAGAGGTGATTAAATTTGAAGGATTGCCAAAAGCTGATGTCGTGGTTGTAGTGGAAATTATTGGTATATTGGTTCCTATTTCCATTGTTAATAGAATTTTAGTACCTAAAGTCAAACAtctttattagtttttttatttattttgttttatttatattatgtatATCATAACTTATTTGGTAATTTAAATTGgtattttatttatgtaatcAGCCACTAAACACAAACTTCTTTAAGTTAAATGTCATttctaagttttaattatttgtaagtttttttttactatttctgattttatagactgtcaattacatttcacttaaaaacagTTATTTAATTCCTATAATAGATTATATCTTAaaattctttatatatatataaaaaaatcagataaaattataaagagtaGTAAGATAATTTTTCTAAACAAATGAATTAAAGTATTTcaattgatataggttcatattaggttcacatcaggttgatttttaatttgatagactatcaaatacatttcacttaaaagagatataaATTTTTGTATCTATATCTTCATTATCAGGTGAATGCACTTATAAACAATGGGTTACCGTATAAGTAAAGATATAATTGGGTTATTATGATAATGTTGCATAATAAAGAAATTAGttttgaaatttgatattaaatttattttaaatttgaattaataaTAAGTTTACACCGACTACTACAAAAAGTTTAGATAGtaagttgatattaaatttatatcaaactgacattaagttcatattaagtttatattaagttgacatcaagttcatattaagttgacattaagttcatattaagttcatgttatgtttatattaagttaacattgagttcatattatgtttatattaagttgacattaaatttattttaaattttatattaataaattaatttgattagatcaagttaattttaaattgataattagtttacaaaaaatttactttaaatagtttatttaaaaCTTACATCGACTTGACAttaagttcatattaagtttataataaattgacattaaatttatttttataatcaatttactaaaaattattaatttactttaggctatattgagttgacattgagtcgacattttaatttacattaaatttgtGCAAAACGCCATGAaaaatcttgaatttttttttgcaaactactattagtttatttttaatggtataaatttttttaaaaataatttaaaaaaattattaaattccgAATCCTCTAAACCCTATGTGGTATTATTTCAGGTTCACATATGGTTCACGTCAGGttgtttttcagttttataaactgtcaattacatttcacttaaaaatagTTATTCAATTCTTATTATAgactatatattaaaatattctcaatataaaatatcagataatattataaagaataataagaatttttttataaaaaataaattaaagcaattcagttgatataggttcatatcaggtttaCATTAGGTTGATATTtggttttatagactatcaaatacatttcatttaaaaaaggtattcaatttgtatattacactaaatcttaaaattttattaatataaaatgtcagttaataTTGAAAAGAGCATTAAggcattttttataaaataaataaattaaggtagttcagttgatataggttcacatcaggttaacatcaggttgatttttaattttatatactgTCAAATACAAtacacttaaaagagatattcagtttgaattaaggtagtttagttgatataggttcacattcAGTTCACATCCGGTTAACATCATatgttgatttttagttttatagactatcatatacatttcacttaaaagagatattcaatttgtatattgcaataaatcacaaaattctctctctctatatatataaatatcatttaagattgtaaagagcagtaagacaaattttattaaaaattgaattaaggtagttcagttgatataggtttacATCCAATTCACATCAGGtagattttcggttttataaattgttaaatatatttcacttaaattggAATATTTATAACATGTTTTGTTGGATTAACTATAAAATGCACAAACATAGAAATTTGCTGTGAAAATTATAGATTAtgcaataaaaattaaataatttactttcgtttttactatttattaaatacaaaatgaaaatgtcaataagattaaaacaaaattcaaatgctaaaaacaaataaatttccaTTACATAGTCAAAGtaacttaacatttttaatttaaaaacaagaAACAGATATCTAATTACtgaaatcttaaaaaaaatccattatTTAACCTAATATCATCATAATAATTATCTAAATCTTCTTTAAAGATTTAAATTCACTAGCAGTAGATGCAGCACCtttctttggcaaaaaaattgGACTAATATTAGGCAAAACTCAGCTGCTTAAATTTCTCACGCCTTTCAATAATTTCCCTTACCTCATCATTTCTAATTGCTAACAATTTCCCTTTTCTCATCATTTCCAATCTGGTTCTTCTTGTTGTCTCGCCCATCATTACCAGCCAATTACAATACCTAACATTCATAATCacacaaattttaatatttaagatgatgaaaaatttatagatcTGAAAGTTGAGTTTAATGAGATATATATACCTCAGTAGCTAGATATTCAAGTACGACAGCGAGATAGATAGGTAAATAGTAAAGTAAAATTTCTTTGCCTTTTAGCTTAAATAGGAAAACAAAGGTGACAATTAGGAGAGATTTATAATCAATTAAGCGGTGGGCTAGATTGTGGATCGGATTATGGCGGCAGCGGCGGTGAAGATGAAGAACGAGAGTTTGATGGAGTAGGTGATTATTGTACTGTTGATAATGGGAAGTGAAGAAGATAATGGGGCAAATTATAAAGTGTAAGAGAAACACAATAATAAACATATACTATGGGGAGGGATAAAATAGGAATGACAAATATAAAAAGGTAGTCATgaaaagaatattttaaaattgagagatttttgcaagaAATAAAATTctgagtcactaacataaacatTTGAGATTTTGGGGGATTCCATGTAATTTTCTCCAAAAATAACTCTAATGTTGCCACTCCGTCTTTTATGGCCCTTCGTATTTTTTGACGCTCAGTTATGACCCTCATATTACtaataaacctaaaatttaCACCATTCTCATATTTACGTTTTAAGTAACATTTTGAAGAGggtgtaaatttttaaattttaataacatgATGATTATAATTGAGCCTCGAAAAACAGGAAAAGACCATAAGAATTTGGCTGGTAATATTAGAATATTTTTGAGTCTTCTCCCttttataaatatcaattcGCTCCTTAGATTTGTAAGATGTGCTCATATCAAAATTAGTTTTTAGTgatcaaattttttatcaattacattaaattaatattataagttACTTTTTTTAAGAATCAAATATAACTTTATTAATAATGCAAAACAGTTACATTAATGAGTAATATAATAAAGTGATAAAATCATTcctaagagcatctccactctagtgctaaaatacctcacaatgctataatttagcatttagtataaaaagcacatctccattgcacttctatttcatgtgctaaatttagcatatgctaaactttgtgccaaatttgttagaaagtttagcatatgctaaattttattatatctaaattatttacagatttgccatcaataatgataatcacttataaaactataaatttagcatttagtttagcattttgcaatggagcaaattttaataatatgtgctatatgtagcattttatcttattttatgctaaaaatagcataaaaaatacaacatgcaatggagatgctctaatGATCTAAAATAAAACAGACATTTTGAATTAAGACATGCGCAGCTTGATTCACACATCACCTcacaaatataaacataatgtTGTTACTAAATTGCTATGCTAACTCCACAAAATCACCAACTAAAATATCCACATCCACCAAACTTAAGATTCCTAACCTTCAACACCACCTACATCACATCTAATTCTATAACAAGATGTTGACATCCCTTTAACCAACTTAACGCttctttaatataataactctAAAATCTAAGAggtaaaatattatcatatgtctaatattttattacacGGGAGtatgtaaataaaatttaaagataaatttaatttataagtatccctaaaataTATCGTGGctataagattttaaatttaattttttgaaaatttaaatttaaatatttatatagttagcgagaataaaataaacttataaattggGCGTATAATAATTCATAAGTTTCAAGCAAAtattttggtgccaatattcacgaaatattttaaaaaaattatcgtgaaaatttgataaattttgaaagtaaattttttatcaaGTGCGGTCTATATAGacctaataaatcgaaaataatttattaaaaataaaatattaatcggatgcgaataaaaattatatttttattcgttttatattttattagatttttggattaattttcACAAAATTCGGAAATCATTTCCATTTGAGTTACAAATAACTATTTAAAAAGTTGGTTTAAAATACATAATTGAAGTAGTAGTAAATCGCTCTTTAACTAAATCTATATATAAACCTTACCATTTGAACTCTAAGACACATAATTCATTTCTTTCCTTTCTCAAAGGAAATTAGGCTGCTTTCTCTCAATAGAGAGAACGAAACCTAAGATTTGGATTCAGGTCGttcgtttctcgattctaagtCAATTTCTTTGACCATTACTTAAGTAATCGAAGTATTACATccgtattaaatatttattttgatatatttcgaatatatattcgtttataaacggttatcgaatcaattaattattttacacGTCCGAATTGCATTTAGATTGTGTTTTTGTGAACTAGGACATAAAATAACACGTTTGCAGCGTTCCGGGCATTCCGAGCACGTTGGAATGTCCGCAGAATTACaatattgccatcattttaataacatGTTGTAATGTGATTGACTtaatctacggatgacgtggtagactcaatttatgtaataattttttccttttctttttttcccttTGTTAAAAATTTGGGTGTAAATGGCTTCAATTGGAATTGAATAGCTATAGCTGAAATAAATTCTTTGAAATCAGGcataacaattttaattttttttggttaatcttgataaaaactaaaaatgttGAATTTTTGTGGACAATCAGGCATTAACGTTTTGATATATAACTATAAAAGGTCCAAAATAAACCATCAAATAGATAAATCTCAATAGTATGTGCACTGAACATAATTCTTCTAAAATCGTGGGATCAAATCCATACATAAGGGCCAAAAATCCCGCCTTCCCAATcgatgaaaaataaataaaaaaacaagatgATCTAAAATAAGAAATTTCATTATCTGTAATAAAAAAGAACATTGTATTGacatttacatatatattttgaaatgaagtaactaattaattaattaattaagcaaCTTTTACCTGTAACAACTGCTTATAAATATCCAAACCAAACCCAGCCAACTGTGTCATAATCTGATTAATCTTGTTAAATGGCGAACTTTTCAAACCTTGCTGCTCAAAAGCTTCATCACAGCGGCCAAAGTTGGTAACAGAAGCAGTGAGCATAGTCATAACGGTATCACTATCATGAGTTTTAAATGCACTTAAAGCTTTTTGAAGATCTTCaacaattttaacataaatatcCAAACATAAATTAATTGCACCAAGAATTTCAGTAgatatagatttatttttagtcAATTTTGAACCAAAAGAAATTGTACTCTGTACATGTTGAGTCAATGATAAAATTACTGCTTCAACTACTGAATAAGAATTTGTAGAACCAAGTAAACAAGGTGAAACTAAAGAGACACATTTGCTAGGGTTTTCAGTAATAGAACATATTTCAGTAAGTGCAgggttaaaatttgtttttagaGAAAATAATGATTTGCATGGAGTTGTATTTGGTAGGTTAAAGTTGATGGGTGAATTTGATGAAGGACCAGAAGCTATATTTGCATCACTAGAAAATGAGATAAGagaataaatgaataaaaatataagaatattagacttcattttataaattttttgaattagtAATTTGAAGGAAAAGAGAATTAATTAATGAGAAGATTTATTGATATGAATTAGAGTCATTAAAtgagtttttatatataatatgtatatgaGGAATGGTTAAGCATGAATGGTTTCTAATATCTGTTTCTTAACAATAAATATATAGTTTCTTAATTTTAacttctattttctttttttgggtTTTTGTTTTTTGCTAGAGTATTAATTTGGATTTACATCAAGCTCATTACAGGGTTGTATGTAtataattgacattttttttattaaaaagagtATAACAATTTTTTAGGTAGATTTTTCATTGTCTCTCCCTATATTTAGGTGATGATAGAACAACTTGTttatattgttaattaaattactTAGGCTGTACTAATCTTCATTAAGTAACTTCTGAAAGAATTGGTTGGAACTTGGATCATTTAACTACCAATagattgattttttgtttttttgtttgctaTTTTACTTATCAATGATCGTTTGGTGAAGGGTGAATTTACCTGTCATTGCAATTATATAACACTTCCAAATCACATGATCTTATTTATTTGTCTAAATGTTTAGGTCTAAAAATATCCCGAGATTTTATCCCGAGATATTATCCCCTTTTCAATACTATATGAtgttaaaaattaatcaattttattctattttgtattttttatttcaattgtaccctaaatcataaacttaatattttttatttggcaaaagtttaattttttttttctaaattgtcTTTTTTgtattagattaactttttatattaaattgaccatttttgaattttttgtttgAACTTTTGCCAAGTAAGTAAAActtaattttatgcttcaggatacaattgaaatgaaagaaaaaatgtaaaatagtataaaattgataaattttcaacgtcaggataaGATTGAAAAGGGGAGGAAACATCGGAATTTTTAAAAggctttaagccaaatgtttatgccaaaatatatttaaataaattcacATCACATAATTTGGGCATTATAATATATTCAATATGTTATTGTCAGAAAGAAAAAACAACTCTATTTTTAATCTAGACACCAATATAATgccaaaataaactattataatcAACATAGAggatatttttagaaaataattatatatttttctaacgtttgcattaccaataaatttgaaaaatttactACACCAAACACACCTTTTGATGACATTTTATTAatggtattattataaataacactAAAACTATTCAACAGGTCTAAAGACAAAATTAATGATGGCAATCGtattcataaataaataaataatgataatcgtaattttatttgttatttttttatatatttgaatagtaatattacaatagtactactattttaatgatgtgtcataaatttaatattagtttACGAATTGTAATTTCTCCAttcttttctttcttatttttataatagatgTATTTGAGAATACTCTcgtataaattaatatattaataattaatatatcaatataccactttAAATGTAGAGTTTAATGTCTTGGACAAAATTTCGAAAtttcgaaactcggaagtctcgacgtgtaattaacgaatataagttcaGACGGGTGTTTCAACAAGAAATGGTTGATCTTCATGCTTTGGTTTTCTTGACGATTTGCAAGTCGGTGGAGTTTTACAAAGACAAGCATCACGATTTCCTTACTCGGGAAATTATGTTTTTCGTActattgatttttttacaataaCTCCTAGTTGTTTTTGTTCCTGACTTTTTTTGCCTTCCATTACTTTGTGGAAGTGCTAATTCAtctatcatttataaaaaaaacaagagatatatatatatatatatatatatatatatatatatatatatatatatatatatatatatatatatatatatatatatatattaaataagaaaaaaaaaagagaggcgGTGCAGTTTGAGCGGCAAGGAAGAAGAAAAGTTTGATTAAGTCCTTACattctttactttaattagttttaattataaactaattaaatattattaattagtctaaattaaaataaaataatctataTGCCCCGAgcaaataattttggtgtcaatgttcgcgaaataatttgacgaaactactgtcaaatttttatgaaatttggacgtagtaatTTTATTCTAGTAGGACTGATTTGAACTTAATAAATCTTCCGgaatttattaaagataaaatataagtcagaatcgaataaaaattatatttttattcgttttatattttattggatttttgggtaaaatttcgtgaaatttaaaattagtctCTGTTACGGacgattaattaaaattagagttaaagcgcatgattgagctagtactaaatgATATTTTCCAAATTAAATTCCTATATCTATAGAGGAGAGGAGGTGCGCCATTTCGCTCTCTCCAGGTTTGGTTTTGACTTGCCTACTTAGTTCAATTGACGTACCTGCTAGTTAAAAACGGTACGCGCGATTTAAGTTTCGTCGATTTCtcgattccgactccgatttATTCGAGGATCCGCATGTATTCAAGGTAATAACCGTTAATTTGAATTCGAATATCAGTAATTTGAATTCAGTTATTAGTAATTTgagttataattaaagttaatatCTTTGTATAACTTaataacatataaaaataataaagggACTTCATAGGCAACGACATCTAACACAACGGGAGGTAGATCATATCCATAGTGAAACTTTTC
This window of the Mercurialis annua linkage group LG5, ddMerAnnu1.2, whole genome shotgun sequence genome carries:
- the LOC126681432 gene encoding uncharacterized protein LOC126681432, which translates into the protein MEVRSWPCNSGNFNDMDTLYYSNTRRYDRINVSFNVLVNREPKSSSAPIWRSLWRKIMREKKRLFDCSSSSADRMHFSYDAYNYSQNFDQGSSMWSDPDNVSRSFSARFAVPARIFEKSTAMVDY